A window of Callospermophilus lateralis isolate mCalLat2 chromosome 17, mCalLat2.hap1, whole genome shotgun sequence contains these coding sequences:
- the Serpinb8 gene encoding serpin B8 has product MDDISDANGTFAITLLKMLGEEDKSRNVFFSPLSISSALGMVYLGAKGNTSVQMSQALCLNRDGDVHQGFQSLLTHVNKPGTQYVLRTASRLFGEKTCDFLSTFKESCQKFYQAELEELSFAQDTEECRKHINDWVSEKTEGKISELLGPGTVGPLTKLVLVNAMYFKGKWNEQFDRKYTRGMPFKTNQEQKTVQMMFKQARFNLGYVEEVHTQVLELPYAEEELSMIILLPDDSTDLATVEEALTYEKFRTWTDPENMKKSKVQVFLPRLKLEESYDLESFLRALGMTDAFEETKADFSGMSNKKNMPVSKVAHKCFVEVNEEGTEAAAATAVVRNARSVRIEPRFCADHPFLFFIKHHETKSILFCGRFSSP; this is encoded by the exons ATGGATGATATCAGTGACGCAAATGGCACTTTTGCCATCACCTTACTCAAAATGTTGGGTGAAGAGGACAAATCACGGAACGTATTCTTCTCCCCCCTGAGCATCTCCTCTGCCCTGGGCATGGTCTACCTGGGGGCAAAAGGAAACACCTCAGTTCAGATGTCCCAG GCTCTCTGTTTGAACAGAGATGGAGACGTTCACCAAGGTTTCCAGTCACTTCTCACTCATGTCAACAAACCTGGTACTCAGTATGTGCTCAGAACTGCCAGCCGACTCTTTGGAGAAAAAACGTGTGATTTTCTTTCG ACCTTCAAGGAATCCTGTCAGAAGTTCTATCAGGCAGAGCTGGAGGAGCTGTCCTTTGCTCAAGATACTGAAGAATGCAGGAAGCACATCAATGACTGGGTGTCAGAGAAGACTGAAG GCAAGATTTCAGAGTTGCTGGGTCCTGGGACAGTCGGTCCACTGACTAAGTTGGTCCTTGTGAATGCCATGTACTTCAAGGGAAAGTGGAATGAGCAATTTGACAGGAAGTATACAAGGGGAATGCCCTTTAAAACCAACCAG GAACAGAAAACAGTGCAGATGATGTTTAAACAAGCCAGATTTAATTTGGGGTACGTGGAGGAGGTGCACACCCAGGTCCTGGAGCTGCCCTATGCAGAGGAGGAGCTGAGCATGATCATTCTGCTTCCCGATGACAGCACTGACCTTGCCACG GTGGAAGAAGCGCTTACATATGAGAAGTTCAGAACCTGGACAGATccagaaaacatgaaaaaaagtaAAGTTCAAGTTTTCCTTCCCAGATTAAAGCTGGAGGAGAGCTATGACTTGGAGTCTTTCCTTCGCGCTTTAGGAATGACTGACGCATTTGAGGAAACCAAGGCCGACTTCTCTGGAATGTCAAATAAGAAGAACATGCCAGTGTCCAAGGTTGCCCACAAGTGCTTTGTGGAGGTCAACGAGGAAGGCACCGAGGCAGCTGCAGCCACCGCGGTGGTCAGAAATGCCCGGAGTGTGAGAATAGAACCAAGATTCTGTGCAGACCACCCCTTCCTTTTCTTTATCAAGCACCACGAAACCAAGAGCATCTTGTTCTGTGGCAGGTTTTCTTCTCCGTAA